The sequence TCGGCTTGCAGCAGGGCGTCAGCATTCTGAGCGGACTGCTGATCATGGGTGCGGGATTTTCCCGTATCCTGAAGCTCCGTTTTACGCAAAGCCCCCGCCTGACCAAGGTGCTTCAACCCCTGAATAAATTAATCGCTTATGCTTTGCAGCACCAGGCCGGGCATCTTATCGTAGGTATCCTTAATGGTTTCCTGCCCTGCGGCTTTGTTTATATCGCGCTGGTGGGCGCAGTTAATACCGGAACACCCGGAGACTCTGCCGCCTATATGTTCTGGTTTGGCTTCGGCACTTTTCCGCTGATGCTGGCCGCTACGATCAGTTCCGGATTGGTAGGCCCGGTACTTCGCCGTCGAATCAATAAAGGCATACCGTATTTAATGGTCTGCCTGGGGATCTGGTTCACTCTTAGGGGACTGGCGCTGGACATCCCGTACTTCAGTCCCGCCAAACAGGCAAGCGGCGTGGCGGTCTGCCATTAACCACTCTAATTCAATAGCATATGCTAAGGCATCTAGGCAAAAGGCGCTCCTTCCGGCATAATTTCAAATTAGCGGTCCTGCTCAGCCTGACCGCTGGATTTATCAATGCGGCCGGGTTCATTGCTTTCGGTGTTTTGACGACCAACGTAACCGGGCACGCCGCCCTGTTCGCCGAACAGGCCGCTACCCTGCAGTGGGCCACCGCACAAATGATCGCCCTCTGGATGCTGCTTTTTTTACTTGACGCTTATAGCTTCTCCCTGATCATCTCGGCTATTGGCCGCGACCGCCGGTTCGCTTATGTTGTACCTGTCTTACTGGAAATCACAGTGTTGTCCACCGAAAAGGTATCCGCAGGAATACTGCGTGATAGTTGCGCCGGCAGACTTTTATTCATTATGATGGGCATGCAAAATGCCATGGTTTCACTCGTTTCCGATTCCGTAGTCAGGACCACGCATTTGACCGGCACTTTTACCGATCTTGGGATCGAACTCGCGGACTGGTGCAAAGGTGGTGATCTGCAGAGAATGGCTATTTCGGGGATCAAACTCCGGCTAAGTATTATTTTGTGCTTTCTGACCGGTGCGATCTTTTTCAGAAGGTTCCATTTCCCGGCATTTTATATCCCTGTTTTGTTACTGGCCGGTATGCTTGCCTATGATATTTTAAGTATCCCGGTCCGCCGGAAGCTGCTTCGCTTCAACGAACGGCAGGCCGGCACCGGAAAGTGATTTCAATCATTTTTGATAAGGGATTGGGTCATGGTTCGCCTGGCCGCTACCAGGGATATTTGTTTTATAAAATATCAGATCATGGAACAAACGATAAGCGCCAGCCGCTGGCCGACCCAAAGCGGACAAAAGATTAACCTGCAAAACCTGCACCAAAAATTCAACGCTTTCTGCGACAGCCAGGCCGGTAACCGTACCGCATGGTTCCTGTTTGCACTGGTCTTCCAGGGCGTATTTTTTCTACCGTTACCGGCGGTGCTGATCTATTACTTTGATGCTCCGGTTGCCGTACTGGCCATAACACTCGGGCTGTTCTTTGCCAATATCATCGCCGGAATGGGCGGTGCGGGTATCCGTACCCTGCTCGGCTTTTTTGCCGCCAGCCTGGTGACCAACCTATTAATGTTCATCTTATTTCTCCTCTAAAAACTTATAGTAATGATCCCTAAAACCATGAAAGCTGCAGTGATCCGGGAATTCGGACAACCGCTGCATATTGAAGAAGTACCCGTAAAGATGCCTTCAGACGACCAGATCCTGGTACGTGTTGTGGCCTGTGGTGTTTGCCATACCGACCTGCATGCCTGCAACGGCGACTGGCCGGTAAAACCCCATCTGCCGTTGGTCCCCGGCCATGAAGCCATCGGCTATGTAGAGGCGACCGGCGCGCGTGTGACCAGTGTTAAACAGGGAGATATTGTCGGCGTTCCCTGGCTTTATAGCGCGTGCGGCTGCTGTGAATTTTGCATCACCGGTTGGGAAACCCTTTGCGGGACCCAACAGAACGGTGGTTATAGCGTTGACGGTGGATTTGCGGAATATGTGCTGGCTGACCCGCGTTATGTAGCGCATTTTCCGGCAGGCATTGATTTCGCTGAAATGGCCCCCATTATTTGTGCCGGCGTGACTGTTTATAAAGGCTTAAAAGAAACCGAGGTAAAGCCCGGCGAATGGGTGGCGATTTCCGGCATCGGCGGCTTAGGTCACCTGGCCGTGCAATATGCCAAAGCCATGGGCATGCATGTAGCGGCGATCGATGTATCAGATGATAAGCTGGCGCTGGCCCGCGAACTGGGTGCCGATCTGACCGTTAATGCCCTGAAGGAAGATCCTGGCGCTTACCTGCAAAAACAGGCGGGTGGCATGCACGGGGTACTCGTGACCGCAGTATCACCGATCGCTTTTGAACAGGGCATTTCCGCCCTCCGCCGCAAAGGCACCATAGCCCTCAACGGCCTGCCGAAGGGTAGCTTTGACCTGTCCATCTTCGATACCGTACTCAACCGCTATACAGTGCGCGGCTCGATCGTAGGCACCCGCAAGGATATGCAGGAAGCTGTGGCTTTTGCTGTGGAAGGTAAGGTAAAAGCAACCATTCACAAAGCAAAGCTCGAAGATATCAATGATGTTTTTGACCAGATGAAGGCAGGAAAGATCGATGGCCGGATCGTGCTGGAGATCGGTCAGCCCTGAATTTAATAAATATGGCAAAAGGTATTTTGTTGGTCAACCTGGGGACGCCGGATAGTCCCTCGGTTCGCGATGTCAGGAAATACCTGGCCGAGTTTTTAATGGATCCCCGGGTGATCGACATTGCGCCGCTAGCGCGCCTGTTGCTTGTCCGGGGCATCATTGTGCCCTTTCGCGGTCCGCGGTCCGCTAAACTTTACCGCGATATCTGGGACCAGGACCATGGCTCACCTTTGTTGCACTGGAGCCGCCTGCAGCAAAAGCAGCTGGCGGAGAACCTGGGCTCGGAATACGTGGTCGAGCTGGCCATGCGCTACCAAAATCCCTCACTGGAAAATGCCTTGGAGAACCTCCGCCGGAAAGGCGTGGATTCCATCCGTGTGATACCGATGTTCCCGCAATATGCCTCAGCCACCACCGGTTCCGTCATCGCCCGTGTAATGGAGCTCATACGCCGCTGGCCGGTCATCCTGCCCGTTACGTTTACAGGCGCTTTTTATGATCATCCGTTGTTGGTAAAGGCATTTGCAGCCAAAGCCAGGGCTTATCGTCAGGAGGACCACGATCACGTGCTTTTCAGTTTCCATGGATTACCTCTCCGCCAGCTGCAACAGGCGGACCCTCAAGGTCACCACTGCGGGCAAAAGCCAGGTTGCTGTAATTCCATTGGTCCGGAAAATAAACACTGCTATGCCGCACAATGCCACCGTACGGCTGCACTTGTTGCGGCCGAATTAGGTATTCCCGCTTCAAAATATACGGTTTGCTTTCAGTCCCGCCTGGGTAAAGCCGAATGGATACGCCCTTATGCAACGACGGTGATCAGCGGTTTGGCCGCTGCCCGTACCGAACGCCTGCTGGTGTTTAGCCCGTCTTTTGTAACGGATTGCCTGGAAACGATTGAAGAGATCGGTAAAGAATATTTGGAATACTTCCGCAAGGAAGGCGGAAAGGAATTACAGCTGGTCGAAGGACTAAATGACAGCGCGCTTTTTGCTGACCTACTGACCTTGCTGGCAATAGATCAAGCGGAATTCAGCATGGCGATCTGGGCCTGAGCTCAGATCGCCATGCTGAATAGTTGGGTTGCCGGCTTATCCGCCCAAAGTCGGGCATCAAAGCATAAACAGATATTTCTTAAAAAACGCTTGCCGGTTTCGGTGACCTGCAGGCCACGGTCTGACACGATCACCAGCCCATCGGCTTCCAGCGGCTCCAGCCGCTTTAACGCTTCAGGCAATCCGCCGGCGATTAATTCAGCCTCCCAGCCCGTGTGCTGTTTGCACATGATGTTCAGGATATGCCGGCGGATCTGAAGGTCTTCCTCGCTCAAAGTATGTCCTTTGAAGACTGGTAATTTTCCTTCATTGGTCAGCGTTAAATATTCCTCCAAAGTTTTGACATTCTGAGCAAAGGCGTACCAGCTGTCGCTGATGGACGAAACACCTAAGCCGACTAATAATTGGGTATGCTGTTCGGTATAACCCATAAAATTGCGGTGCAAACGTCCATCCCTTTCGGCGGTGAAAAGTTCATCGGCGGGTAGTGCAAAATGGTCCATGCCGACCTCCTGGTAACCATAGCTGAGTAAAAGGCTGCGCCCAATCTCCTGTAGCTTGCCCTTTTGTTCCGGATTGGGCAGGTCAGCTTCTGAAAACCGACGCTGTCCCGGCTTGATCCAGGGCACATGGGCATAACTGTAAAAGGCAATGCGGTCCGGTTTTAATCCGGCCACAATCTTCATTGTATTGATCAGACCTTCCAAATTCTGGTGCGGCAAGCCGTAGATCAGGTCGTAATTGATGGAGGTATAGCCAATGCTGCGTGCCTGCGTGGTCACCGTCCGTACCTGCTCCACACTTTGGTGCCGATTGATAATGAACTGTACCCGCGGGTCGAAGTCCTGAATGCCGAGGCTCAGCCTGCGGAAGCCCAGATCAAACAACACTTGCAGGTGGTCCGCGGTCGTATTGGCCGGATGGGCCTCAAAGCTGAATTCTGCCTTGCGGTGGATAATCGCATCTTTCAGGATGCCGCTGATCATCAGTCGTAGGTTCTCCGGGCTGAAAAAGGTTGGTGTACCACCTCCCAGATGCAATTCCCGGATGATCGGCGTACCGCCGAAGATTTGAAGATACAGCCCCCATTCTTTCAGAACCGCGGCGATATAAGGCTCTTCTACACCGTGATTTTTAGTGATACGGGTGTTACAGCCACAATAGGTACACAGGCTCTCACAGAAAGGCAGGTGGATATACAGGCTGATGCCCGATCCCTCATTGCTTTCCGAAAAGGAAAGACGCACGGAATCTTCCCATCCCTGGTGAGCAAATGTGCCCAGGTCCCAATAGGGCATGGTCGGGTAACTGGTGTAGCGGGGCACGGGTACATTATATTTATCAGCCAGTGCTTTATAGTTTTGTTCCATGATCAATTTTTTAGTTCGGCTACAGTATTGGACTCATCAGGTGTGGTTTTACAAGTCTGGCCGCAGGCGCAAGCTTTACCCACACATTTATTTTGCTGCCAGAGGTCAAGACTGCGGATCGTCTGGTCAGCGATTTGCTGTAATGCCTCCTTCGTCAGGTAAGCCTGGTGCGGGGTAACCAGCACGTTGGGGTGTTCCAGCAATTTCAACAATAGTGGATCTTTGACCGGATCGTTCCCATGATTTTCAAAGAAAAGGCCTTTTTCAAATTCATATACATCCAGGCCAAGATAACCGACCTTTCTTTCTTCCAGCGCCGCCAGTACGTCTTCGGTATGCAGCAATTGGCCGCGGGAAGTATTGATCAGCATGACGCCAGGCTTCATCTGCCGGAGCGACTCGCTGTTGACCATATACCGGGTTTCTTCCGTCAGCGGGACGTGGATAGAAATGATTTCCGATTGGCGGTATAGCTGTTCCAGGGAAACCGGCTTGACATAACGGAAATTACGCGGAAACTTTTCATCATAAGCGACCAACTGGCAGCCCAGGCCGTGATAGATGGACGCCGCTGCCTGACCCGTACTGCCCATGCCAATGATACCGACGGTCTTGCCGGCAAAATTAAAACCGACGAGGTCGTCATTGCGGAAATCGAAATCATGGGCGTGGTGGTCAGCCTTGACGATCTGGCGGTTCAAGGCAAAGGCCAGGGCCACCGAATGTTCGGCGATCGCCTGTGGCGAATAGGACGGCACGCTGGCCAGCTTGATGCCATAAATCGCAGCCGCCGCCTTGTCAATATGATCGGTACCGGCTGAACGGGTAACGATATAACGTACACCCAGACCGGCGAGCTTCTCCACCACTGGTGCAGAAACGTCATCATTGGTAAACACGATCACGGCATCCTTTCCACTGGCATACAATGCAGTTTCAATGGAAAGGGCGTTGGATATCAGCGTAATATCATGTTTCTTCTGGTTAGCCTTGGCCAGGTATTCTTTTTCAAATGGCTTAATACTGAATGCGACTGCTTTCATCGATTTGTTTATTTCAACAAAACTACCGGAAAGCCGTGCGCCTGGGAATGAGCGGGGTCAACTCAAAATATGATGTGTATCAATTTTTCATTTTTGCCAGTTTTTCCGGTTCCAGGATGGTGATCAGGCTGCCTTTCTTCTCGATCAAACCTTCATCCTTGAAGTCGGACAATGTGCGGCTAACTGTTTCGGTCGCCATACCCGCCATCGCCGCGAGGTCCTCACGGGTGATTTTAAAGCCGTCCCTTTCTCCGGATGGCTGACGATAAAGCCGCAGCATCGCTTCGGCCATCCGCTTGCGCACGGAATGATAGGCCAGCTGCATCAGTTGTTCCTCCTTTTCACGGATATTGTCCGCCAGCAGCTTAATGAATTCGCGCCCCACTTCGGGTGAAGCATGCAGCAATTGCTCCAGTTGGTCGCGCGGGATCATGCATAGGGCGCAGTCTTCCAGCGCGGTAGCGGTATCTGTATATGGCTCGTTGGTCAACATGGCATGAATACCGAGGTATTCATCATTGCTGTAAATGCCCGTCATCAGTTCGCGTCCGTCTTCTGCCAGCCGGATCGTTTTTACCTTGCCGCTCAGTACCAGGTACAAACCCGCGCCTTTATCGCCATCATAATAAATCACCTGGTTTTTTTTGAAAAACCGGCCTTTGCGTTCCTGGATGATCTTTTTCAGCTCCGCTAATCCGTCATTCCTGGAGATCAGATTGCCCAGCGAATCCAAAGAACGGCTGTAGAAATGCTGATGTACTTCTTTTTTCTTCAAACGGCTTTCGATCGCGTTCAGCAGGTCAAGGTCATCAAAGGGTTTGGTCAGGTAATCGTCCGCGCCCATCTCCATACCCTTACGCAGGTCGACGCGTTCGGCTTTGGCGGTCAGAAAAATAAAAGGGATCGCTGCTGTTTCCGGGTTCTTATGCAGGATGTGCAGCACGCCATAGCCGTCCAGCTCCGGCATCATGATGTCGCACAAGATGATATCCGGCAAATGAGTGTTCGCCAGGTCAACACCGGCTTTGCCGTTAGCGGCCTCGTACACTTCGTATCCGGCCAGGCCAAGAATCTCCACGACATTCTCGCGGATATCGTTATTATCTTCAATGATCAGTACTTTCTTTTTCATAACAATGGAATGGTGATCTTAAATAAAGTGCCCTGGTTGACGTCGCTCTTAAAAGCGATCTCGCCATTCATCAGGCGGGTATAGCGGGACACAATATTCAGGCCCAGTCCCGTTCCCGGGATATTGCCGGTATTGTGTGCCCGGAAAAATGCTTCAAACAAATGTTTCTGGTCGGCTTCCGGAATGCCGATCCCATTATCCCGGATGGTGATGACACAGGCTTTGTCGGTGACCTCGGTATTAAATTCTATAAAGGTATTCTCTCCGGAATACTTGATGGCGTTACCGATCAGGTTGATCACGCAGTTCTTGATCAGGTTGGGGTCCAGGTTCACCATGCTAAGCGTCCCGGTGTGCTGGTAAATGATGTTCTGGTTTTGCTTGGCGACCAGCTGTAGCTCCTCGGTCATTTCCTCGGACATTTTGACCAGGTCAAAATCCTGGTTAGTGGCCTCCACCTTCCCCGCTTCCAGTTTCTCAAGAGAGAGAAAGTCATTGAGGATATTGGTCAGGTTGCCGACCGAATTCTTGATCTTAGCGACATGCTTGCTGATATTGGCATTGTCGAATGGCTGTGCGTATTTCTCAATGAGTGATGAGGAAAGCTGGATGGCGCTGAGCGGCGTCCGGAACTCATGCGAGGCCATGGATACAAAGCGGCTTTTTAATTGTCCAAGTTCTTTTTCTTTTTCCAGTGAAGAACTTACTTCTTCTTTGGCTAACTGCAATTCCGAGATCGCATTCTTTAAGTTCTCGGTCCGGTTCTCCACCAGCTCTTCCAGGTGCGCAGCATATTCTTTTAATTGCTCTTCGGCTTCCTTTTCGCGCGACAGATCATGGATAAAACCGGTATATATCTTTCGTCCCGGAAAAGGGACTTCGCTAACGCCGAGGCGAAAAGGAAATACGGAGCCATCTTTGCGCAGGCCCTTTACCTCCCGCCCGATACCGATGATATGTGGTTCCCGTGTGCGCTGAAACCGCTCCAAATAGCCATCGTGCTGTTCACGGTCAGGCGACGGCATCAATACGGAAACATTTTTACCGATAACATCCTCCGGGTTATATTGGAATAGTTTACAGGCTGCCGGATTGATCGATTCGATATGCCCGCGCCCGTCGATGGTAATGATCCCATCGATCGCATTTTCGATGATTGCTTTTAAGAGTGCGGCGCTTTCCATGTAGTGATACGAGCTTAATAATGATATTTACCACAAATATTGGGAATAAGGATCACAAAAAATATAATATAATTCAGTTAAAAATGTGACTTGCATCATTTTTTGAAAGCTTGCCCGGGTTCCCGTCTTTAAAGCTGACCAGCAGCAGGTTTATTACTGACCGTCATCATGTTACATCGCCGATTAAACACCAAGCTTTGTTTTAATTATTCCAGAACCAGCAAGCATGAAAACAATCTTTCTTATCGCAGACCATACGGCAGCCACGGAGAACGCGGCCCGCCAGGCGCTGAACATCGCCCGGCACCTGCATTTAAATATCATCGTCGGGCAAACCCAACCCGTCGGCATAAAGACCAGGGAACTGGCTGTTGTGGATGAAGTTGAAGCTGCGCCCCGGCCAGTGAACGGGATGCCCGAAGTACTGTTCATCGCCTTACAACAGGATATAGGAGCGGACCAGGTCAAGGTCGAGGTGATGGATATTGCTGATTATGATGAGCGCAGGCTGGCAGCAATGATCAACCAGGGGGAGATTTGGCTGGTCGTTAAAGGGATGGCCAATAGCTTTACCGCCGATCCTTCTCCGGGCAAATTCACGGTAGAGCATATTCTTAACCGTACGCGCGTGCCGGTAATGTTCATCCCGGAACAGGCTGTAGTCTGTGATTTCGAGCGGTTGGTCTACATGGCCGATCTGCGGTACTGCCGCTGTCATATCCTCCGCTTTCTCACTGACCTTGCAAAGCCCTACCAGGCGGGCGTTTCGGTGGCCCATATCTCCGCCGAAGGCCTGATGAACATGGCCGATGAATACGCCGAACAGGTATTTAAGGAGGAGGTTTGCCGGCAGGTACATTATGATAAATTATACCTGAACAATATCCATGAAAAAGACTTGGCCCGGGCGCTGGACGTACTGATCAATGGTATGCACAATGACCTGTTGGCACTCATCAATCATCGCTATCATTTTGAACAGATCCTGGGCGGGCATATCGGTGAATTACTGCCGCCTGCGATTACCATTCCCATCATCATATTCCCTTACTAATGGACCAGACTGCAATCAACACCGAGATCAAATTCCTGGCCGGGCCACAGTCGCGCCTGAAGGAATTAAAATTTACTTTCGAAACGATGCTGGACCTGATCCGCGGTTTCCGGGGACTCCATTTTTTAGGGCCCTGCATCACCGTTTTCGGTTCGGCGCGCTATAAAGAAGATCATCCTTATTATGAACTGACCCGTAAAGCGGCCGGCGAATTCGCCAGGCTGGGTTTCACCATCCTCACCGGTGGCGGCCCGGGCCTGATGGAGGCGGCCAACCGAGGGGCCAAAGATGTCGGCGGCAGGTCTGTAGGCTGCAATATCCAACTGCCAGTGGAACAGGCACCCAATCCATACTTGGACAAATGGGTTTATATGAAGCATTTCTTTCTCCGCAAGGTGCTGCTGGTCAAATATTCCTTTGCCTTTATCGTCATGCCCGGCGGCTACGGAACCCTGGATGAGTATTTTGAGGCGCTCACGCTCATTCAGACGCGGAAGATCAAAAACTTTCCGGTCATCATTTTTGGCAAAGCCTATCACGAAGAGTTACTGCAGCATATCCGGGTCATGCAAAAGGATGCTACCATCAGCGATGCGGACACCCGCTTGTTCCTGGTGACCGACGATATCGCGGAGGCCGTCGCCTATATCCGCGAGAAAAGTGTGAAGGAATTCGGCCTCCAACCGGAAGAACGACGTAAACCGCTGCGCTGGCTGTTCGAAACGGACTGACGGCGGAAATGACCAAAATCATATTCCAGGCTGTTTCGCATCAGTAATTGTGAACGGTCCGCATGCTAATTTTGACCTGCACTAATATCCATCAAATGAACGAAATACAATATATCCCCGCAGCTGAGGCCCTAAAATGTGTAACACCCGGTAACCGGGTATTTATTCACGGCAGTGCTGCCACACCGGTTTGTCTGGTGGAGGCGCTGCAGGCCCGTCACCACGAACTCTATAACGTAGAGCTGGTCAGCATTACGACACTGGGAGATGTCAATTTCGACCGCCCCGAACACCGCAAATCCTTTTTCTTTAACTCCCTGTTTGTTTCGGCCGCTACCCGTAAGGTGGTGAACAGCGATGACGGTGATTATGTACCCGTCTTTTTAAGCCAGATCCCGCAGCTGTTCCGCGAAAATATCCTGCCGATCGATGTGGCGCTGATCCAGGTATCACCGCCGGACGCCCACGGTTATTGTTCGTTGGGGACTTCGGTGGATATTGCCCGGGCTGCCGTGGACATGGCGACCTATGTCGTGGCGCAGGTGAACCCTTTAATGCCCCGTACCCACGGTGAAAGCTTTCTGCATATCAGCAAGATCAACGCGATGGTTTGGCAGTCGGCAGAACTCCCCGAGATCAACTATGAAGCGGAAACCAACGCCGTCACCGAAAAGATCGGTTACCACGTGGCCTCGCTGGTAGAAAATGGCGCTACCTTGCAGCTGGGGATCGGCAGTATCCCTGACCAGGTATTAAAGAACCTGACTACGCACCAGCATTTGGGCATCCATACCGAAATGTTCTCGGATGGTATCATACCGCTCATCCAGCGCGGCATTATAGACAACAGTTGTAA comes from Mucilaginibacter mali and encodes:
- a CDS encoding YoaK family protein — protein: MLRHLGKRRSFRHNFKLAVLLSLTAGFINAAGFIAFGVLTTNVTGHAALFAEQAATLQWATAQMIALWMLLFLLDAYSFSLIISAIGRDRRFAYVVPVLLEITVLSTEKVSAGILRDSCAGRLLFIMMGMQNAMVSLVSDSVVRTTHLTGTFTDLGIELADWCKGGDLQRMAISGIKLRLSIILCFLTGAIFFRRFHFPAFYIPVLLLAGMLAYDILSIPVRRKLLRFNERQAGTGK
- the adhP gene encoding alcohol dehydrogenase AdhP produces the protein MIPKTMKAAVIREFGQPLHIEEVPVKMPSDDQILVRVVACGVCHTDLHACNGDWPVKPHLPLVPGHEAIGYVEATGARVTSVKQGDIVGVPWLYSACGCCEFCITGWETLCGTQQNGGYSVDGGFAEYVLADPRYVAHFPAGIDFAEMAPIICAGVTVYKGLKETEVKPGEWVAISGIGGLGHLAVQYAKAMGMHVAAIDVSDDKLALARELGADLTVNALKEDPGAYLQKQAGGMHGVLVTAVSPIAFEQGISALRRKGTIALNGLPKGSFDLSIFDTVLNRYTVRGSIVGTRKDMQEAVAFAVEGKVKATIHKAKLEDINDVFDQMKAGKIDGRIVLEIGQP
- a CDS encoding response regulator, producing MKKKVLIIEDNNDIRENVVEILGLAGYEVYEAANGKAGVDLANTHLPDIILCDIMMPELDGYGVLHILHKNPETAAIPFIFLTAKAERVDLRKGMEMGADDYLTKPFDDLDLLNAIESRLKKKEVHQHFYSRSLDSLGNLISRNDGLAELKKIIQERKGRFFKKNQVIYYDGDKGAGLYLVLSGKVKTIRLAEDGRELMTGIYSNDEYLGIHAMLTNEPYTDTATALEDCALCMIPRDQLEQLLHASPEVGREFIKLLADNIREKEEQLMQLAYHSVRKRMAEAMLRLYRQPSGERDGFKITREDLAAMAGMATETVSRTLSDFKDEGLIEKKGSLITILEPEKLAKMKN
- a CDS encoding acetyl-CoA hydrolase/transferase family protein → MNEIQYIPAAEALKCVTPGNRVFIHGSAATPVCLVEALQARHHELYNVELVSITTLGDVNFDRPEHRKSFFFNSLFVSAATRKVVNSDDGDYVPVFLSQIPQLFRENILPIDVALIQVSPPDAHGYCSLGTSVDIARAAVDMATYVVAQVNPLMPRTHGESFLHISKINAMVWQSAELPEINYEAETNAVTEKIGYHVASLVENGATLQLGIGSIPDQVLKNLTTHQHLGIHTEMFSDGIIPLIQRGIIDNSCKKVNVGRSVTAFITGTRKLYDYVNDNPGIRVMDISYVNDTSVIRQNPKVTAINSAIEIDLTGQVCSDSIGTFQFSGIGGQMDFIRGASLSTGGKPIIALPSQTNKGISRIVPFLKEGAGVVTTRGHVHWVVTEYGIINLFGKNLKQRAQALIGLAHPDHRENLERAYFNRFEHA
- the hemH gene encoding ferrochelatase, whose amino-acid sequence is MAKGILLVNLGTPDSPSVRDVRKYLAEFLMDPRVIDIAPLARLLLVRGIIVPFRGPRSAKLYRDIWDQDHGSPLLHWSRLQQKQLAENLGSEYVVELAMRYQNPSLENALENLRRKGVDSIRVIPMFPQYASATTGSVIARVMELIRRWPVILPVTFTGAFYDHPLLVKAFAAKARAYRQEDHDHVLFSFHGLPLRQLQQADPQGHHCGQKPGCCNSIGPENKHCYAAQCHRTAALVAAELGIPASKYTVCFQSRLGKAEWIRPYATTVISGLAAARTERLLVFSPSFVTDCLETIEEIGKEYLEYFRKEGGKELQLVEGLNDSALFADLLTLLAIDQAEFSMAIWA
- a CDS encoding 2-hydroxyacid dehydrogenase; protein product: MKAVAFSIKPFEKEYLAKANQKKHDITLISNALSIETALYASGKDAVIVFTNDDVSAPVVEKLAGLGVRYIVTRSAGTDHIDKAAAAIYGIKLASVPSYSPQAIAEHSVALAFALNRQIVKADHHAHDFDFRNDDLVGFNFAGKTVGIIGMGSTGQAAASIYHGLGCQLVAYDEKFPRNFRYVKPVSLEQLYRQSEIISIHVPLTEETRYMVNSESLRQMKPGVMLINTSRGQLLHTEDVLAALEERKVGYLGLDVYEFEKGLFFENHGNDPVKDPLLLKLLEHPNVLVTPHQAYLTKEALQQIADQTIRSLDLWQQNKCVGKACACGQTCKTTPDESNTVAELKN
- a CDS encoding LOG family protein; this translates as MDQTAINTEIKFLAGPQSRLKELKFTFETMLDLIRGFRGLHFLGPCITVFGSARYKEDHPYYELTRKAAGEFARLGFTILTGGGPGLMEAANRGAKDVGGRSVGCNIQLPVEQAPNPYLDKWVYMKHFFLRKVLLVKYSFAFIVMPGGYGTLDEYFEALTLIQTRKIKNFPVIIFGKAYHEELLQHIRVMQKDATISDADTRLFLVTDDIAEAVAYIREKSVKEFGLQPEERRKPLRWLFETD
- a CDS encoding PAS domain-containing sensor histidine kinase, coding for MESAALLKAIIENAIDGIITIDGRGHIESINPAACKLFQYNPEDVIGKNVSVLMPSPDREQHDGYLERFQRTREPHIIGIGREVKGLRKDGSVFPFRLGVSEVPFPGRKIYTGFIHDLSREKEAEEQLKEYAAHLEELVENRTENLKNAISELQLAKEEVSSSLEKEKELGQLKSRFVSMASHEFRTPLSAIQLSSSLIEKYAQPFDNANISKHVAKIKNSVGNLTNILNDFLSLEKLEAGKVEATNQDFDLVKMSEEMTEELQLVAKQNQNIIYQHTGTLSMVNLDPNLIKNCVINLIGNAIKYSGENTFIEFNTEVTDKACVITIRDNGIGIPEADQKHLFEAFFRAHNTGNIPGTGLGLNIVSRYTRLMNGEIAFKSDVNQGTLFKITIPLL
- the hemN gene encoding oxygen-independent coproporphyrinogen III oxidase; its protein translation is MEQNYKALADKYNVPVPRYTSYPTMPYWDLGTFAHQGWEDSVRLSFSESNEGSGISLYIHLPFCESLCTYCGCNTRITKNHGVEEPYIAAVLKEWGLYLQIFGGTPIIRELHLGGGTPTFFSPENLRLMISGILKDAIIHRKAEFSFEAHPANTTADHLQVLFDLGFRRLSLGIQDFDPRVQFIINRHQSVEQVRTVTTQARSIGYTSINYDLIYGLPHQNLEGLINTMKIVAGLKPDRIAFYSYAHVPWIKPGQRRFSEADLPNPEQKGKLQEIGRSLLLSYGYQEVGMDHFALPADELFTAERDGRLHRNFMGYTEQHTQLLVGLGVSSISDSWYAFAQNVKTLEEYLTLTNEGKLPVFKGHTLSEEDLQIRRHILNIMCKQHTGWEAELIAGGLPEALKRLEPLEADGLVIVSDRGLQVTETGKRFLRNICLCFDARLWADKPATQLFSMAI
- a CDS encoding sulfite exporter TauE/SafE family protein, which produces MSTTEIAFFIGLFGSVHCIGMCGPLAFSIPSFHVQWWRVVLDKVIYNCGRLLSYTVLGLLIGLLGRQLWLLGLQQGVSILSGLLIMGAGFSRILKLRFTQSPRLTKVLQPLNKLIAYALQHQAGHLIVGILNGFLPCGFVYIALVGAVNTGTPGDSAAYMFWFGFGTFPLMLAATISSGLVGPVLRRRINKGIPYLMVCLGIWFTLRGLALDIPYFSPAKQASGVAVCH